The Streptomyces sp. NBC_00299 DNA segment GGTCTCACGAATCCATCCCTGTCTGCCACCTGTAAAAGAACAGTGAACGAATCGCAAAGTAGCCAAGGACACAAGATCACCAAGATCACCAAACGCCCAACACGGACAGCCACCCCACCCCCCAACCCGGTGATCTTGAACACACCACGTAACCCCACACATACGGAACGCCACACTCCACCACCAACACACACACCCACCCAGCAACAACAACGACCACCGCACACCAAGGTGTGATCGTGACGGCGACGTCACCGCAGACTCGTAGGACCTGGTGATCGGTGAGTCCGGCCTCCGAGGCGCGCATCAGGATGGTGAGGTCGTGCTGCGCGCCGACAGGCGGGGTCGTCGTCGCACGCCGGTGAAGCCGGCCGCATGCAGCACCCGGATCCAGTCGGTGTCCCGGTGGCGCTGGGGGAGGAGATCGTCGCCGGGAGTGCGCAGGACAATTGCTCCTGCCAGGCGGCTGGCGGACAGCGGCTTCGGCGACGTCGTCGAGATCGATGACTCGCTATCGCTTGGGCTGGACCTGGAAGCCACGCTGGCCCGGCTCCTTGCGCACAGCGCACGCTCTCCGCGTGCGCCTATGGGCTACTCGTCTCGTGTCACAGCGCAGGAAGAACCGAGTTCGCTATGACTGAGGCTGCAATGAGGCACTCCGATGACCGGCCTCCCATCCACCGTCCGGATCGACAGGCCACCGCACCCCTGCCCTAAGTCACCGCACACACCGTGCCGGTGACTCGGGCCGAGTTCGGCTTCGATGACAGTTTCGGTCTCCAACGCGCGGAGTCTGCGCGGCCTCGCCCTGCACGTCGAGGTCACTGTGCTCGGCCGAGAAGGTAGCCGGGCACAGGCTGGCCTGACTGAGGATGTCGGCGCGTTCCCACCAGGTGGTAACAGCTGTTACCATTCGTACATGGCGAAGACTCAGCTCGGCGTCCGCGTCGACCCCGAAGTCAAGAAACTCGCCCAGGCCCGGGCTAAGGACCGCGGCCTGGACCTCGGCGACTACATCGCCCGTCTTGTCCGCGACGACGCCGAAGGCCTGCGTCAGCGCGGCCTGGACGCCGCCCGCCGTTTCCTCGATGAGCACCAGCAGCTCTTCGACGAAGCCGAGGACGCCGACCTCCGGGCACCGGGAGCGCACGCCGCCTGATGGACCTGCACATCGATGTCCCCTGGATCCTCCAGGTCGCCGAGCTGGCGGGCGCCGGAGACCCCGCGCCCGACGACTACGGCGTGCCGGTAGCTGCTGTCGCCGGCCACAAGGCCGAGCTCCTGGACACACCGGTCTACGACGGTCCCTACGCGCGAGCCGCGGCCCTCGTGCACGTCCTCGGCCGCTGCCGCTGGCTGGAGCGCTCCAACATGGCCGTCGCCGCAGCGACCGGCGTGATGTACCTGGAGGCTTCCGGGATCCCGGTCAAACCCACCCGCGATGACGCGCTCGCCCTCCGGGACCTGCTGCGCGACCCCGCCTGCACCAGCGGCAAGATCGCTGCTGTGCTGCGCGCCTGGCCCGTCCCCAGCTGACGCCGAGTGGTCCCCTCCCGCCAGGCGCCTGCACGTCGCCGGAATGCCTCGCGGTGATGCGGCCCACGCTGGTGTCGGCCACGCCCAGCGGTGATCGTCGTAGCAATCGCATCTGATCGACCTCCATCAAGGCGGCTGCCACGCCACACAAGCACCCCTTCCCGGCGCTCCTTTCCGGGCGCGCCGGCGTGCCGTGTATCTCGTTGTCACCGGAATGGGCCTTGCCCCTGTGGTGGTGATCTTGCAGGCTCGGGAGGGACTGCTCCCGTGTCGAGGAGGATCGCGTGCCCGAAGCCGACATCCTGGCCCCGCCCCAGACCGTCGCCGCACGCACGACGCGGTGGGAGGCGGTACTCAATGACACGATCCCGGCGAAGGCGCCGGGCTCCAACCTGCTGGTCGCGACGTGGAACCTGCGCGCCTTCGGCGACCTGACCAAGGAGTGGAATACCAGCGAGGGCGTGTCACCGAAGCGGAACTTCGCCGACATCCACGCCATCGCCGCGGTGATCCGCCGCTTCGACGTGGTCGCGGTCCAGGAAGCGCGCGGCAATCTGCGCGCCCTGCGCCATCTGCTCAAAGTCCTCGGCGAGGACTGGGCGTTCATCCTCACCGACGTGACCCTCGGCAAGGCAGGCAACAACGAGCGGCTGGCGTTCCTGTTCGACACCCGCCGGGTCAAGCCCTCCGGGTTGGCTTGCGAGCTGGTGGTACCGATCGAGCAGGACGCAGGGGTCAGCGCGAGCGCCCTGGACCGGCAGTTCGCCCGCACCCCCTACGCGGTCAGCTTCCTCTCGTCAGGCCAGACGTTCACGCTCGTCACCCTGCACGTCAACTACGGCAAGAACGCGGCCGAACGAGTGCCGGAGCTGAAGGCCATCGCCAAGTGGCTCGCCGGATGGGCGGAGCGGGAGTTCGACTGGGACCACAACCTCATCGCGCTGGGCGACTTCAACATCGACCGCGTCGGCGACCCGCTGTTCGAGGCCTTCACCTCCACCGGACTGACGCCCGCCCCTCACTTGGAAGGGCTGCCGCGCACCATCTTCGACAAGCCGGGCGCCGAGCACTTCTACGACCAGATCGCCTGGTTCACCCAGGGGCAAAAGCAGCGTCCCGTCCTGCGCCTGGAGGCCGTCACCGGCGGCCAGGTCGACTTCGTCGGCGCGCTGCTCGGCGAGCAGACACGCAACGACCTGTCCTGGCACATCTCCGACCACTACCCGCTCTGGGTGGAATTCGCGATCCCCGGGAGCTGAGTCAGTTCCGCTGACCAGATGCGAGCGGGGCACAGACGCAGTGAAGGCCCGGTTTCCACCGGGCCTTCACGTTTGAGTAGCGGGGACAGGATCTGAACCTGCGACCTCTGGGTTATGAGCCCAGCGAGCTACCGAGCTGCTCCACCCCGCGTTGGCCTGGTGAACTGTACGGCACCGACCCGGCTCGGCCGAATCGGCTTTCCCTTGGCCGGCAAGAGCAGCGCTTCTGTGAGCGCTGTTGGCCGGTCATGAGCACCATCCGAGCGCCCTGCAAGGGCCGCCAGGCGTCGCCGGCTGGCGGACCGTCCGCACCGACACCCATGCCCACCAGATGCGGGAGCGCGCCAGCGAGATCGATCAGCTCGCCGCCCGCACCTTCCCGTTCTCAACGGATTGGGGAAGTTCGGTGAGGGGCGCGGCCGCAGCACGCACCCTCTACCGCGACATCCTGACCGCACAAGAACGCACCCTGAGACCCGACCACCCCAACACGCTGATCCTCCCAGCGGATTGCTTGCCGCTGTCAATGCTGCCCCGCGCCCGGATCATCTGGCAGCTCGCCACTGACACCGACCAACCGTGACGGCGACCACGGCTGGTTCCCCTCTGGACCGGCAACATCGCCAGCGCAGTCCACGACACGGCCTGCGCCGCCAGGGCGTCGCGGTAGAGGGTGAGTGCTGCGGCCGCGCCAACATCCTGGCTGCACAAGAACGCACTCTGGGACCCGAGCATGCCGAAACCCTGCGCACACGCAGGAACCTCTGGCTGTCAGAGGAGTGAAGGGCATCAGGGTCGCTGCGTCCCGAGGCCAGTCCCACCAGCACGCGGTGGGTGGGCAGATAGGCCACCGGTGGTGATTAGTGCGTGCACTGACGCCCCGTAGCCGTCGGTCTGGCGGAGAACGGTCACTTCTGCGGCGGGGGCCGGCCAGGCCTGGATGAGGTACCACTCGGTGACCTCGTCGGGGGCCAGGTCGACGGCCGTGTCCCGGCCGCGGGCGTGAACGCGAAGCCGGTAGTCGCCGGGACCGTCGAACGACAGGACGGGGAGTTCTTCGTCTAGGTCGTCCATCATGCCGCGGACCATGAGCTCGCTCGAGGCGGAGTGCGTGGAGATCTCCATGATCTCCTGCCAACCACCGTCGTCGGGTGCGGGCTCGATGTCGTGAAGAGTGACCGTGACGTCGACGTCGCCGGTATGGATGCCGGTCATGATGATGGTGACGCCGTCGGCGGCCCGCAGGAGTCCGTTGTGCCCGCGGTCCAGGTCGAGGCCGGTCGGCCCGTCCTCGTCGCTGATGTCGAACTGGTGGTACTGAACGGGGACGTTTCCACGGCCCCGTTCGACCTCGCTTTGTCGATGAGCGGGGCCAGTGCGACGAGTTCGGCGACGAGCACCCAGACCGCCTGGTGCTGGACCACTCGCCGAACCAGCATCTCGGATACGGCTGGGGAACACACGCCTGCCTGGGCGCCACCGTCGCCCAGAGCGCGTCCTGGTCGCGCTCGTCGACGCCCTCGCCGACCACTCAGGCCTCCTGGAACCGGCCGGGCCCGCCCGGCGAAGCAACACCCCACCATGCGGGGCGTCGAGCAGCCGGGCGAGCGGGCGACGGCCCGGGGGCGACGGCGGCCCCGCCTCTAGAACCCACGCTGATGTGGGGGCCGGCTCACCTTTGTCGAAGCCATCCAGCCTTGTCCATGCCGACTCAAAAACGTCCTGACCACTGGTGTCTGTTGCCGCATGCCGCCCGGTCGATCGGTCTTGGATCGCCTGAGTGTGAAGTTTGCGTACCGATCGGCGTGTCTGGCTCAGCGGTCGAGAGAGTGCCTCGAGAGGAATTGTCAAGAACTGTGGATGGGGTCTCATCCTGGTTGTCTGTAGCATCAGCGCGTGCCGGAGATATGGATCGGTCTCGACATTGCTGCCCGGCGTAGGAACTGGTGGTGGACCGGGGTCTTGACGCTGCTGTTCGCGGGCATGGCAGTGGCGACGGAGGCGACAGCCACGACGGGCCGCTGGTGGTGGGGCGGCGTCGTCGGCGTCCTTTGGCTGGCTTCGCTCTTCTATATGATCAACCGCGGATATGGCCGAACGCTCCTCGCGCCTGATCGGATCCAATTCTCCACACTCGTCAGTCGCCGAGCGATCCCGTGGAGTGAGATCACCGGCATTGAGCCGCGCAGCCACCAGACACGCGGCGGGGCCTGGTGGGAGGTGCGCGTGTATCGGGCGCGAGGACGATCGCTTGCGATCCCGGGGATCTTCACCAGCCGTCGCGGCGATGAGGTCTTCGAAGGCAACCTGGCGGTGGTCCGCGAGTACTGGGCCCGTGCGACAGCCCCGGAGTAGGTCCCTTGACATGCATGCGGGTTGAGGACGTTCAAGCCGCTTGCCCCTCGGGACGTTCGACGAGGTGACCGCGTTCGAAGCGGGCGCCGGCGCGGACGAGGGCGACGAGGTGGGGTGCGTTCACGGCTCGCCACCGCTGCTGGGCAGACTCGACGAGCTTGAAAACCATGGCGAGCGCGGCGGCCGCGCTGCCGGCGCCTTTGGTCACCTTCGTCCGCAGGCGGACGGTGGCAAAGGTCGACTCGATCGGATTCGTCGTGCGCAGGTGGATCCAGTGCTCGGCGGGGAAGTCGTAGAACGCCAGCAGCTCGCCGACGTCGTCGGTGATTTTCTTGACGGCCTTGGGCCACTTCGTGCCGTAGGTCTTCCCGAACGTGGCCACCGCCTTGAGCGCGTGCTCGCGGTCCTCGGCGTTGTAGATCTCCTGCAGGGCCTTGCGGGCTCCGGGCTGTGCCGAGGTCGGCAGGGCGTTGACGACGTTGGCCGTTTTGTGAACCCAGCACCTCTGATGGCGGGCTTCGGGGAACACCTCCGCAAGGGCCTTCCAGAACCCGAGTGCTCCGTCGCCGACGGCCAGGACGGGGGCGCGCATGCCGCGCCGGGCGCAGTCGCGAAGCAGGTCAGCCCAAGACTCGGCGGATTCGCGGTAGCCATCGGCCATCGCGATCAGTTCCTTGGTGCCGTCCGCGCGCACGCCCATCACCACCAGGACGCAGGACTTCGCCTCGGCCAGGCGGATGCGCAGGTGGATGCCGTCGGCCCAGACGTAGACGTAGTCGGAGCCGGCCAGGTCGCGCTCGCCGAATGCCTTGTGGTCGGCCTGCCACTGGGTGGTGAGGCGGGTGACGGTGGCCGGCGAGAGACCGGCCGAGCTGCCCAGGAACTGCTCCAGCGCGGGCACGAAGTCGCCGGAGGACAGTCCGTGCAGGTAGAGCAGCGGCAGCACCTCGCTGATCTTCGGGGACTTGCGGCACCACGGCGGCAGGATCGCCGAGGAGAACCGCTTGCGCTCCCCGGTGGTCTCGTCGATGCGGCGGTCGTTCACCCGCGGGGCCTTCACCTCCACCGACCCGGCAGCCGTGGTCACCGACCGGGGCTGGTGGTAGCCGTTGCGCACCACCAGCCGACGGCCTCGGTCGTCCCGTTGATCAGCCAACTCGGCTAAGTAGGCGTTGACTTCGGCTTCCAGGGCGGCGGCGAGCATCCGCCTCGCCCCCTCACGGACAATCTCGTCGATCAGAAAGCCGTTCGGGGTGCTGCCGTCGGCATTGACTACGCTGAGCACGGGCGTGCCTTCCCGACCCGCGCTGCGAACGCGGGCCTACTCGGTGACCATCACAGGATCAATCGGGAAGGTACGTCCTTCTCGCCCAACCCAAGGTTGATCCACAGGTCTTGAGCATTGCTCCCGCCGGGCGGCCTGGATCGACTATGACGGACCGCTACCCATCATCGAAGGCACCGTCATCCGCCTGACCGTGCGGAAGCTGCCCAGCGGCGGGGTGAACAAGCCGGTCTGGCTGTGGTGGTCGGGCACTGCCGCCACCAAGGCCGATGTCGACCGCTGCTGGCAGTCCTTCCTCCGCCGCTTCGACCTGGAGCACACGTTCCGCCTGTTCAAGCAGACACTTGGGTGGACCAAGCCCCGTCTCCGTAGCTCGGAGGCTGCCGACCGGTGGACGTGGCTGGTGATCGCCGCCTATGCCCAGCTCCGGCTCGCGCGGCCACTGGCCACCGATCTCCGGCGGCCGTGGGAGAAACCGGCTCCGCCGAACAGGCTCACGCCCGCCCGGGTCCGCAGGGGGTTCAGGAACCTGTGCACGAAGACCGGCTCCCCGGCCAGTGCACCGAAACCGTCTCGTCCGGGGCTGGCCGGCCGCCGGGTTCGAAGAACCGCCGCCCAGCCACCCGTCATGACGTGGGCAGAGTCCTGGCCACCGGCGCGGCATACAGCCGCCCCGCCCACCACAAGATGGGCATCAAACCCCGGCGCACCGGGGAGCGGCAAACTTGACGGCCTGGGCCATGTGCAGCGGGCACGAGGCCGAAGAATTTCACGGGGTACGTGGGTGGATCTCAGCTCAGTGATCATCGCTGTCGCAGGCGTCGCAGGAACCCTGGGAGGGGCGTTACTCACCCAGCGCGGCTCCGAACGAGCGAAGCGCCTGGAGATAAAGCTCGTTCGAGACCATGAGGAGGTTCGGGAGAACCGTTCGATGCGACGCACCTGCTATGTGGAACTCAATCGGGATGCTCGGCAGTTCACCACCGCTCTCAACCGTCACCTGCACGTCATGAGGGAACGCGGTGTGGGGGAGGCTGACAGCGACGCACTCGAGGAGGCGAAGAACGCGCACCGCGCTCGATACTCCGAAGCACAGATGATCGCCCCCGAAGAAGTACTCAGGCGAGCGAGTGTCGTCAACCAAGCCCTGAACAAGGTCTACGGCCAGGTCAAGCGCCTCGAACGCGGTGCCCCCGACCCAGGCGAAACGATGGAGACCGCGGCCCAGGCCCAGTACGAGGTCTGGGAGATGCTCCGAACTATGAGAACCGCTATGCGCCACGACCTCGGTGTGTCGCATGAAGATTGAGAGCTGGCGCAGCTGGCGGCTCAGCTCCGTGCGAGCTCTCTTGTCTGCCTCGACCAGGAAAAAACTGATCGAGGCAGAGGTTAAAACGCAAGCCAAAGCCCGCCATGGATCTCCCGGCACAGACCGGGGCTGGCGAGGTAGTCGCAGGCGAAGACGGTACGAACCGCGCGGCCGAGTTCTTCGAGGGCCCGGTAGGTGGGGTACTCGGGGCCGCCGCGGGTGCAGCGCCGCCGAACCTGCTCGGCCTCCGCTGTCCCGAGCCGGAGCGCGGTGGCGTACTTGACCATCTGGTCGTACTGCTACTCGATCAGGTCCCAACGGATCGGCCGGTCAGCCAGCCGGGGGCGGGGGCTCCGGAGCCGCCGTCGCCAGTGCCTACAGCGGGCACGACAGTTGGCCCAGAGCGCCCGTGGCTGGGCGTCGGAGTCCTACTGTGTGAGGGCCGTCCTCCATCCGACCAACGAGGAGCAGCAGGCTGTGCACGTCGAGATACCTGCGGACGTACGAGAGGTCGCCACTCAGCTCGGGGCCGGAGTGCCCTACGCCCTGAGGGCCCTGGCCGGCCAGCTGGCGGATGACCCGGACATGGGCCGACCCTCGGGGACTCCCATCCTCACCGTGACGGTCGACGGCGATCTGTTCGAGGACTGTCCCGACCTCGCCGTCGGCTACATCCGTGAGCCGGACCGGATCGAGATCCGGTCCGTGAACCGGGTTATGGCCGCTGAGCCCGCCGCGGACGGAGGGGACGAGGAGCAGGCGAACTGGGAGCAGGCGGCGGTTGCCGGTCCTGCCACCGACGCGGTCACCGTACGGGAGGTGGCTGATGCCTGGGGGCGGATCGCCAGCTGGCTGCAGCACAACGCCCCTGATTCCTACGCTGCGTTGCGCGCAGGTGCGAGCCCTGCGGCCATCGCCGCCCTGGAGGAGGACCTCGGTATCCGGATACCCGCCGAGCTGCGTGTTCTGTGGTCGCTGACCGCGGGCGACGACGGGGTTAACGGCTGGGGCTGGGGGTGCCTGCCGCGCAGTGAGGCTCTGATGACCTTGGACGAGGTGGCTTCGGTCTACCAGCTGCAGATGGGCTCCCAGGCCCAGGAGGACGTCCTCAACGCGGACCGCGTCGAGGACGAGCGGATCACACTGTGGAAGCCGACCTGGATTCCGGTCATCGCGCATGGCGCGGCCGACAGCGCCTCGGGGCTGTTCCTGGATGCCGCAACCGGCTACCTGGGCCGCTGGACCCGATACCACGCGGGGCTTGGCGAACAACTCGACACCCTGGTCACCTACCTCGAGGAAGCTGCCGACATGCTCGAGGCCCCGGCGCTGGCCACGCGGGACAAGCCCGGCCTGGTCGGTAACGCCCTGGTGTGGCGCAGCAGGCTGGATGCCGCGCAGAAGGACCGGTGGCGGCCCTTGGCTGGCTGACCACGAAGACGAGAAGGGAGCCGACCTGCGGGCCGGCCCCCTTCCTGCTTCACGTAGTGTCGCTCCGGCCAGGGTCAGCCGATCTTGCGCCATGTGCAGGTCGTCGCGGCGATGCGCGTCTTCCCGGCGCCTGGCTGCCCGGCGACAACGACCACGACTGGCCGGGACTGGGGGACGGCGCCCTGAGTCGCAACCGGGAGGATCACTCGGTGCAGCACGTCGAAGCTCTCTTGCTCGGAGAGCACGACCGAGCCTCCATCTCCTCCTGGCACTTCGCCTCCTGCTCTACCGCCCCGCGCTGGCGCGATCAACGTAACATCATGAGCGATCCGAGTGCGAATAAACGAGCGATCCAATGCGCGATTGGTGTAGGGTGTCTAGTGGAGGTGAGCCCTGTGCCCACTGAGAACGAGCTGCTCAGTAACGTGGACGCGTTGCTGGAACAGGTCGCCCAAGACGACCTGCCGTCGCCTGCCGAGCGCAAGCGTCTACGCGAGGCTGCCGGGCTGAGCCAGGCCCAGGTCGCGAAAGCTCTCGACACGCGCCGTGAGGCGGTCGGGAACTGGGAGGCCGGCCGAACCGAGCCGCGGCCGCCGCAGCGCGCCGCCTACGCAAAGCTCCTGGAGAAGTTGGCCGAACGCTTCCCCGCCCCGGCCAACGAGACGCCCGGCGATCCCGCTGTGCCGGAGACGTTCGCCGCCGAGCCTGCCCCGGCAGTCCCGGCTCCGTCGGCGCCGGCCGCTGCGAAGCCGGCCGCCCGACCGGCGGCGAGCACCACCAGGCCGACGTCGACATCGCGGCGCCCGGACGCGAGGAAGGCGGCGTCGAAGAAGACCACCACGGCGGCCACCGTGGACCCGCGCTTCGAGAACGGCCCGCTGGCAGTCGTCGATGTCGACGACGACGGCCAGGTCCTCGCGTACTGCGTCGGCGGCCTGGTCCTGGACGTGCCCGCCAAGTCCCTTCCGTCACTGGTGGACTGGACGCTCAAGGAGTCGAAGCTCGGGGCGCCGAAACTCTCCGGCCCCGGCAAGGACGCTGACCCGCTGCTCGTGCTCACCCAGGCCGCACTGGAGCGCTACGGCCTCCCGGCCACGCTCACAGAGGAGGAACGGATCGCGGGGCGCATCCCGGAGGGCCACAAGGTCATCAAGCAACTGACCCGCTCGCATTGGCAGCTCACGAAACGCGGGTTCGGGCCGTGGGCGCGGATCTACCGCCCCGCGCAGGGCTCGGAGCGGGCCTGCGTGCAGCTGTGCATCCCGTCGTGGAACGCACTGGACACCCGGCACTGGGGCGCGGCCGGGCGGCTAGCGCCGGCCGAACTCGCCCGCGTTCTGGGCGTGTACGCGTCCCGGGTGATGACGCCGCGTGGCTCCACCGCCGTGACTGGCCTGGAGCTGATGACCGCGCTGCACCCGGCGACCCGGGCCTCCGAGCCGGACGCCGACGGCAAGCGGCACTCCGAGCACAACCCCGGCTCGCTGGGCAAGGACCCGGTGGACTGCGCGCCGTGCGAGGCACCCGACGGGCACCCGCTGCTCAAGGACCTGCCCCGGTTCCACGTTCGCGGCCCGGCGGAGAAACTGTTCGAGGAGGCGTACGACTGGGCGCGGCCGATGACGGATGCCGAGTGCACCCTGCGCCACCTGGTCGGCATCGACGTGAACATGGCCTTCGCGGCGGGCTCCAACGGCTTGAACGTCGGCCTGGGTGCACCGACGCACGTCATGAACCCGGTGTTCGACCCGAAGTTGCCCGGTAGCTGGCTGGTGGACCTCTCCCACGTCGACCTGTCGAAGGTGAAGGTCGGCAAGGAGTGGGTGGAGCTGGACGGCAGCCTGCTGCCCTCCCCGTTCACGCCGAAGGGTGAGCGCCCCGAGGGGCCGGCCTGGTACGCGACACCGACCGTGGCGTACGCAGTGGAGCTCGGCTACGAGGTGCGCCCGACCGAAGCGTGGGTGCGGCGGGAGAACGGCCGCTATCTGGACGGCTGGTACAACCGGCTCCGGGACGCCTACCTCGCCACGATGGCCGACCTCGGCGTCGACGCCGACCTCACCCCGGAGGACTTCCTCCCCGCGATGGACGGCTACAAGAGCCGCGACCCGGAGCTGGCGATCGTGGTCTCAGCGGTCAAGGCGACGGTGAAGGGCGGCCTGGGCAAACTGCGCGAGCGTCCCCGGGGCGAGAGCTGGCGGCCCGGCGAGCCGTGGCGCGCCCTGTCCCGCCCGACGTGGCGTCCGGACATCCGCGCGGCGGTCATCTCCCGCACCCGGATCAACCTGCACCGCAAGCTGATCAAGCACGCCGCCTTCACCGGGCAGTACCCGGTCGCGATCATGTCCGACTGCGTCGTCTACGCCGCCAACGGACCGAGCCCGCTGGACTTCCTGCCCTACCGGGAGGGCAAGCCCCTGCCCGGCGGCTTCAAGCTCGGCATCAACCCGGGCCTGGTCAAACACGAGGGCACCCAGAGCGTCCTGTGGGGCGAGGAGGTCCGCGAGCGGTTCAACGCCCCGGAGCTCAACCTCGCCCGGTACATCAAGGACGGCACCGTCACCGACGTCGACAACGGCGAGTAGGAGAGGGCGATGAGCTTGTTCGGGGACGGCCTGGACGCCGCCGTGCAGAAGGCGTTCACCCGCCCGGCGCCCAAGGCCGCGGGCCCGCAGATGCGGTACCTGGTCAAGCAGCTCAAGGGCACGAAGGCGGTCGCCGAACTGCTAGGCATGTCGCAGCGACAGGTGGAGCGGTACGTGGCGGGCACGGCCAAGAAGCCGCGCGCCGACCTTGCCGCCCGCCTAGAGCGCGAGGTGAAGAAGCGGTGGCAGCCGCAGATCCGGGCCAAAGCCCGCCAGAAGGCGGCGTCCACGGGCGGCATCGTCATCGACGCCCGCGCCCGCATGGGCTACACCGCGCCCATCGGGTCGACGGACCAGGACCGCATCCGGCACCTGACCGTCGCCCTGCCCCCGCAGTACGCCGCCCGCCTCTTCGACGCCCAGGAAGCCGGCGCCAGCGACGCCCGCCTCCAAGAGATCGCCGCCGAAGCACTCAAGGAGGTGTACTTCCAGGACGGCGGCCGCCGCGCCGGCTCCCTAGAGGAGGTCCGTTTCACGGACATCGAGCACCTCGAGTTCGACCTGTAGAGGGCTCACGCCCCGAACAACCTGCGAGTCCGGTTGAGCCGAAGCACGGTAGTTGTCACATAGGCAGGCTCGTTGTCACCAAAGGGCTGCGGGCCCAGGGCCGCGAGCTCCGCCGCCTTCGCGTGCCGGCGCTCAGTGAGTGTCGTCGCCGCTGGTGGACCTCAGCCGCCTCCGCGGCCAGTGTTCGCGCCAGCGGGTGGCCACCGCGTAGCGCCAGCCTGCAGGCGACAGCGAGCTTGGCGGCCCGCCGGAGCGGCCAGCCGTCCTCGACGACGCAGAGGGACAGGTGCAGGCAGCCGGTCTCGGTCAGGGATGCATTACGGTGGGCACGAGGCCTTTCGTTTGGTGTAGACGTCGCAATCCACACCGAACCGGAAGGCCCTCGCCTGTTCAAGATCCCTTAGCCGAGACCTGGCTCACCTGTCCACACCTCTCCGGGCAGAAGATCCAGGGGTGTGAGCGCGACACTTCCAGCTGGTTCCGAGGGAGATCTTCAACGGTTGCGAGACAACGTTGATCACATCCCATTGAGATTTTGACGTGGGTTGGCTCTCGGCCCAGGCTTCCATCGTGGCCGAGAGCCCGGCATCGACGGTACCGGTCAGTTACGGCTCTGCCACCACACCCACAGCACGGTGAACCCCGTTGTGCCGACGGCGTATCCAACGCCGCGGAGTGCGCTGTCAAAGACGACGCGGACGCGACGGGCCGCATCTGCGCGAAGCCGCTGTGAGCACTCGGGGTGAGATGCGGG contains these protein-coding regions:
- a CDS encoding fic family toxin-antitoxin system, toxin component, whose amino-acid sequence is MDLHIDVPWILQVAELAGAGDPAPDDYGVPVAAVAGHKAELLDTPVYDGPYARAAALVHVLGRCRWLERSNMAVAAATGVMYLEASGIPVKPTRDDALALRDLLRDPACTSGKIAAVLRAWPVPS
- a CDS encoding endonuclease/exonuclease/phosphatase family protein, with protein sequence MPEADILAPPQTVAARTTRWEAVLNDTIPAKAPGSNLLVATWNLRAFGDLTKEWNTSEGVSPKRNFADIHAIAAVIRRFDVVAVQEARGNLRALRHLLKVLGEDWAFILTDVTLGKAGNNERLAFLFDTRRVKPSGLACELVVPIEQDAGVSASALDRQFARTPYAVSFLSSGQTFTLVTLHVNYGKNAAERVPELKAIAKWLAGWAEREFDWDHNLIALGDFNIDRVGDPLFEAFTSTGLTPAPHLEGLPRTIFDKPGAEHFYDQIAWFTQGQKQRPVLRLEAVTGGQVDFVGALLGEQTRNDLSWHISDHYPLWVEFAIPGS
- a CDS encoding IS256 family transposase, producing MLSVVNADGSTPNGFLIDEIVREGARRMLAAALEAEVNAYLAELADQRDDRGRRLVVRNGYHQPRSVTTAAGSVEVKAPRVNDRRIDETTGERKRFSSAILPPWCRKSPKISEVLPLLYLHGLSSGDFVPALEQFLGSSAGLSPATVTRLTTQWQADHKAFGERDLAGSDYVYVWADGIHLRIRLAEAKSCVLVVMGVRADGTKELIAMADGYRESAESWADLLRDCARRGMRAPVLAVGDGALGFWKALAEVFPEARHQRCWVHKTANVVNALPTSAQPGARKALQEIYNAEDREHALKAVATFGKTYGTKWPKAVKKITDDVGELLAFYDFPAEHWIHLRTTNPIESTFATVRLRTKVTKGAGSAAAALAMVFKLVESAQQRWRAVNAPHLVALVRAGARFERGHLVERPEGQAA
- a CDS encoding SMI1/KNR4 family protein, yielding MRAVLHPTNEEQQAVHVEIPADVREVATQLGAGVPYALRALAGQLADDPDMGRPSGTPILTVTVDGDLFEDCPDLAVGYIREPDRIEIRSVNRVMAAEPAADGGDEEQANWEQAAVAGPATDAVTVREVADAWGRIASWLQHNAPDSYAALRAGASPAAIAALEEDLGIRIPAELRVLWSLTAGDDGVNGWGWGCLPRSEALMTLDEVASVYQLQMGSQAQEDVLNADRVEDERITLWKPTWIPVIAHGAADSASGLFLDAATGYLGRWTRYHAGLGEQLDTLVTYLEEAADMLEAPALATRDKPGLVGNALVWRSRLDAAQKDRWRPLAG
- a CDS encoding zeta toxin family protein, giving the protein MLSEQESFDVLHRVILPVATQGAVPQSRPVVVVVAGQPGAGKTRIAATTCTWRKIG
- the tap gene encoding telomere-associated protein Tap, with amino-acid sequence MPTENELLSNVDALLEQVAQDDLPSPAERKRLREAAGLSQAQVAKALDTRREAVGNWEAGRTEPRPPQRAAYAKLLEKLAERFPAPANETPGDPAVPETFAAEPAPAVPAPSAPAAAKPAARPAASTTRPTSTSRRPDARKAASKKTTTAATVDPRFENGPLAVVDVDDDGQVLAYCVGGLVLDVPAKSLPSLVDWTLKESKLGAPKLSGPGKDADPLLVLTQAALERYGLPATLTEEERIAGRIPEGHKVIKQLTRSHWQLTKRGFGPWARIYRPAQGSERACVQLCIPSWNALDTRHWGAAGRLAPAELARVLGVYASRVMTPRGSTAVTGLELMTALHPATRASEPDADGKRHSEHNPGSLGKDPVDCAPCEAPDGHPLLKDLPRFHVRGPAEKLFEEAYDWARPMTDAECTLRHLVGIDVNMAFAAGSNGLNVGLGAPTHVMNPVFDPKLPGSWLVDLSHVDLSKVKVGKEWVELDGSLLPSPFTPKGERPEGPAWYATPTVAYAVELGYEVRPTEAWVRRENGRYLDGWYNRLRDAYLATMADLGVDADLTPEDFLPAMDGYKSRDPELAIVVSAVKATVKGGLGKLRERPRGESWRPGEPWRALSRPTWRPDIRAAVISRTRINLHRKLIKHAAFTGQYPVAIMSDCVVYAANGPSPLDFLPYREGKPLPGGFKLGINPGLVKHEGTQSVLWGEEVRERFNAPELNLARYIKDGTVTDVDNGE
- the tpg gene encoding telomere-protecting terminal protein Tpg, whose product is MSLFGDGLDAAVQKAFTRPAPKAAGPQMRYLVKQLKGTKAVAELLGMSQRQVERYVAGTAKKPRADLAARLEREVKKRWQPQIRAKARQKAASTGGIVIDARARMGYTAPIGSTDQDRIRHLTVALPPQYAARLFDAQEAGASDARLQEIAAEALKEVYFQDGGRRAGSLEEVRFTDIEHLEFDL